The Paenibacillus sp. RUD330 genome has a segment encoding these proteins:
- a CDS encoding ABC transporter ATP-binding protein, protein MVWKLKRPGEQLPAETGQDAAAEAAGEELRRPQGQAEPILQVIGVHRTFHSSGADVHVLKGIDMKVDPLQLVMLKGRSGSGKTTLLNLIGGLDTPSQGKIWFDGLPFHELGDDRRTVARRERMGFIFQAFVLMPLLSAWENVELSLRMAGTPRGEWKERVAHCLELVGLEKRMKHRPFEMSGGEQQRVAIAKAIAHRPRLLLADEPTAELDSQMSAQIMNVFRTIIKSEQVTICMTTHDPTILEVADHVYEMVDGTFI, encoded by the coding sequence ATGGTTTGGAAATTGAAACGCCCGGGGGAACAGCTGCCGGCAGAGACGGGCCAAGACGCCGCCGCCGAAGCTGCGGGCGAGGAGCTTCGCCGGCCGCAAGGGCAGGCAGAGCCGATCCTGCAGGTCATCGGCGTGCATCGCACGTTCCATTCCTCGGGCGCCGACGTGCATGTGCTGAAGGGAATCGACATGAAGGTCGATCCGCTGCAGCTTGTCATGCTCAAGGGCCGGTCCGGCTCCGGCAAGACGACGCTGCTCAATCTGATCGGAGGTCTCGACACTCCGTCCCAAGGGAAGATATGGTTCGACGGCCTGCCTTTCCATGAGCTTGGGGACGATCGCCGGACCGTGGCGCGCAGGGAGCGCATGGGGTTCATCTTCCAGGCGTTCGTCCTCATGCCGCTGCTGTCGGCCTGGGAAAATGTGGAGCTGTCGCTCCGGATGGCGGGAACCCCGCGCGGCGAGTGGAAAGAGCGGGTCGCGCACTGCCTGGAGCTGGTCGGGCTCGAGAAGCGGATGAAGCATCGTCCCTTCGAGATGTCCGGAGGCGAGCAGCAGCGGGTCGCCATCGCCAAGGCGATCGCACACCGGCCGAGGCTGCTGCTCGCCGACGAGCCGACCGCGGAGCTGGATTCGCAGATGTCCGCCCAGATCATGAATGTTTTCCGCACGATCATCAAATCCGAGCAGGTCACGATATGCATGACCACTCACGATCCTACGATTTTGGAGGTTGCCGATCATGTTTACGAAATGGTGGACGGTACGTTCATCTAA
- a CDS encoding ABC transporter ATP-binding protein, whose translation MIECEGLVKIYKTDDLEVVALQGLNLSVQDGELMAIIGNSGSGKSTLLNILGGLDRPSAGSVKVGPWDLLQVTDDQLVKYKRDTVGFIWQNNARNLLPYLSALENVEMPMMLSGKVDRPYAKQLLDWVGLKERMHNKLHQLSGGEQQRVAIAISLSNRPQMLLADEPTGSVDSRTSDLIMDIFRRLNRELGLTIVIVTHDLSLAGKVDRVVAIRDGLTSTEFLRRNPNLDDESSFGAGGLQEVHEAYAVVDRAGRLQVPKEYLTALGISNKASMEFDGERIIITKPKPLEGEQA comes from the coding sequence ATGATCGAATGCGAAGGCCTGGTCAAAATCTACAAAACGGACGATCTCGAGGTCGTCGCCCTGCAAGGCTTGAACCTGAGCGTACAGGACGGCGAGCTCATGGCGATCATCGGCAACAGCGGCAGCGGCAAGTCGACCCTGCTCAATATTCTGGGCGGGCTCGACCGCCCTTCGGCGGGCAGCGTCAAGGTCGGTCCCTGGGATCTGCTCCAGGTGACGGACGACCAGCTCGTCAAATACAAGCGGGATACGGTCGGCTTCATCTGGCAGAACAACGCCCGCAATCTGCTCCCTTATTTGTCCGCTCTGGAAAATGTCGAGATGCCGATGATGCTCTCCGGCAAGGTCGACCGGCCCTATGCCAAGCAGCTGCTGGATTGGGTCGGGCTGAAGGAGCGGATGCACAACAAGCTGCATCAGCTCTCGGGCGGAGAGCAGCAGCGGGTGGCGATCGCCATCTCGCTGTCCAACCGGCCGCAGATGCTGCTCGCCGACGAGCCGACCGGCTCCGTCGACAGCCGCACCTCCGACCTCATCATGGACATTTTCCGGCGGCTCAATCGCGAGCTGGGCCTGACCATCGTCATCGTCACCCATGACCTGTCGCTGGCCGGCAAGGTGGACCGGGTCGTCGCGATCCGGGACGGACTGACGAGCACGGAGTTCCTTCGCCGCAACCCGAATCTCGACGACGAGTCGTCATTCGGCGCGGGAGGCCTGCAGGAGGTTCACGAAGCTTACGCGGTCGTCGACCGCGCGGGCAGGCTGCAGGTGCCGAAGGAATATTTGACCGCGCTGGGCATCAGCAACAAGGCTTCCATGGAGTTCGACGGGGAGCGCATCATCATTACGAAACCAAAGCCTTTAGAGGGGGAACAAGCATGA
- a CDS encoding extracellular solute-binding protein: MSMEVGRSTKKEAGRKIRRTAAIGLSLVMASAVLSACSGGTADKPENRVLRIGMMYGSPDQEQWIRQQYTDTYEFTHQNIELQFEYAINYNDMRGQTGEQQPDPYEKFKELLTGKNPVDVVIADYSNLPRMTQDGLLKELDPLITKDKFDISDYVPTVIDGIKAVGDNKIYVLSPTFSSSALFYNKKIFQKAGVQPPTDNMTWQQVFDLARKVSGGEGADQIYGMTINRWGGSDLYSDVSTYVQPLQLKVFDDKAEKMLVDSGSSWSNAIKTILDLYKVKAIPNQEGYQKLSEALNKKYEKASKEGANNYNPFQGDLFGSGNIAMTVADYGYISQMKSNNSYSSQSKDFTPVDWDVVTPPVFEEKPGIGGSSYLSQPLGINNKAQNADDAWDFIKFLNSKEWAKLKSRSTYEIPARAEFIKPIDGMQYNIKAFYTLKPIPPDTSNAQDMYTKYPGLNEMYSISQQLFQEAATGKKTPEEVVKEWAVKGNALLKKVKANPKGTDEGGATTEGGAATEKEKVDAAAGNG; encoded by the coding sequence ATGAGTATGGAAGTGGGTCGATCAACAAAGAAAGAGGCCGGACGCAAGATCCGCCGCACGGCAGCCATCGGCTTGTCGCTCGTCATGGCATCGGCCGTGCTCAGCGCATGCAGCGGGGGAACGGCGGATAAGCCGGAGAACCGCGTGCTGCGGATCGGCATGATGTACGGTTCGCCGGATCAGGAGCAGTGGATCCGGCAGCAATACACGGACACCTACGAATTCACGCATCAGAATATCGAGCTGCAGTTCGAATATGCGATCAACTACAATGACATGCGGGGCCAGACCGGCGAGCAGCAGCCCGATCCGTACGAGAAGTTCAAGGAGCTGCTGACGGGCAAGAACCCTGTCGACGTCGTCATCGCCGATTACAGCAATCTGCCGCGCATGACGCAGGACGGCCTGCTCAAGGAGCTCGATCCGCTCATTACAAAGGACAAATTCGATATCAGCGACTATGTGCCGACCGTGATCGACGGCATCAAAGCGGTCGGCGACAACAAGATCTACGTCCTGTCTCCGACATTCTCCAGCTCGGCGCTCTTCTATAACAAGAAAATCTTCCAGAAGGCCGGCGTGCAGCCGCCGACGGACAACATGACCTGGCAGCAGGTGTTCGACCTCGCCCGCAAAGTCAGCGGCGGCGAAGGCGCGGACCAGATCTACGGCATGACGATCAACCGCTGGGGCGGATCGGATCTGTACAGCGACGTCTCGACCTACGTGCAGCCGCTTCAGCTGAAAGTTTTCGACGACAAAGCCGAAAAGATGCTCGTGGACAGCGGCTCGTCGTGGTCCAACGCGATCAAGACGATTCTCGATCTGTACAAGGTCAAGGCCATCCCGAACCAGGAAGGCTACCAGAAGCTCAGCGAAGCGTTGAACAAGAAATACGAGAAGGCCAGCAAGGAAGGCGCCAACAATTACAACCCGTTCCAAGGCGATCTGTTCGGCAGCGGCAACATCGCGATGACCGTCGCGGACTACGGCTACATCTCGCAGATGAAGAGCAACAACAGCTACTCCTCGCAGAGCAAGGACTTCACGCCAGTGGACTGGGATGTCGTGACGCCGCCGGTATTCGAGGAGAAGCCCGGCATCGGGGGCAGCTCCTACCTCAGCCAGCCGCTCGGCATCAACAACAAGGCTCAGAATGCGGACGATGCCTGGGACTTCATCAAGTTCCTGAACAGCAAGGAATGGGCGAAGCTGAAGTCCCGCAGCACTTATGAGATTCCAGCGCGGGCGGAGTTCATTAAGCCGATCGACGGCATGCAGTACAACATCAAAGCGTTCTATACGCTGAAGCCGATTCCGCCGGACACGAGCAACGCCCAGGATATGTACACGAAGTATCCGGGACTGAACGAAATGTATTCCATCAGCCAGCAGCTGTTCCAGGAAGCGGCGACCGGCAAGAAGACGCCGGAGGAAGTCGTCAAGGAATGGGCCGTCAAGGGCAACGCCTTGCTCAAGAAGGTCAAAGCCAACCCGAAGGGAACGGATGAGGGCGGAGCGACGACGGAAGGCGGAGCAGCGACAGAAAAGGAAAAAGTAGACGCGGCGGCCGGCAACGGCTAA
- a CDS encoding biotin/lipoyl-binding protein, whose protein sequence is MFTKWWTVRSSKSAAAVLLGCSLLMSGGCALLPAEQSEEVLPSIAPPQISKKPEYEVTTETLTTTVDTTGKLISLREETLYYTLDGKRLKDLYIKAGQKVKAGDPIASLDVEDLQKQVRDQKLQFRKDEVGMKETLRKKDEMPPVDFEAAVIAFEEKKQAIADLEQQIAKATLTAPFSGTIVQLTLQKGDAVKAYDPVCVIADTSQLVPGIQLDSSDLEKVSVGMKAVVDINNAGTINGKVKTLPVKAADDESGGNNGSGSGNGGGTGTKPERPEDFLTVQLDKMPAGVTRGTRLSVSIIVKSKPNAVVIPPSALRSIGSRTYVQVAEGETKREVDVEVGERTATAIEILKGLEPGMKVVGK, encoded by the coding sequence ATGTTTACGAAATGGTGGACGGTACGTTCATCTAAAAGCGCCGCGGCCGTGCTGCTCGGCTGTTCGCTGCTTATGTCCGGAGGCTGCGCGCTGCTGCCTGCCGAGCAGTCGGAGGAGGTGCTCCCGTCCATCGCGCCGCCGCAAATTTCCAAGAAGCCCGAATACGAGGTGACGACCGAAACGCTGACGACGACGGTGGACACGACGGGCAAACTGATTTCTTTGCGCGAGGAAACGCTCTATTACACGCTGGACGGCAAGCGGTTGAAGGACTTATACATAAAGGCGGGCCAGAAAGTCAAAGCCGGCGATCCCATCGCATCGCTGGACGTCGAGGACCTGCAGAAGCAGGTCCGCGACCAGAAGCTTCAGTTCCGCAAGGACGAGGTGGGCATGAAGGAAACGCTCCGCAAGAAGGATGAGATGCCTCCCGTCGATTTCGAAGCGGCCGTCATCGCCTTCGAGGAGAAGAAGCAGGCGATAGCCGATCTGGAGCAGCAGATCGCCAAGGCGACGCTGACCGCGCCGTTCTCCGGCACGATCGTGCAGCTGACGCTGCAGAAGGGCGATGCCGTCAAGGCCTACGATCCCGTCTGCGTCATCGCGGACACCTCGCAGCTGGTTCCCGGCATTCAGCTCGATTCCAGCGACCTCGAGAAGGTGTCGGTCGGCATGAAGGCCGTCGTGGACATCAACAACGCCGGCACGATCAACGGCAAGGTCAAGACGCTGCCCGTCAAAGCCGCCGATGACGAATCGGGCGGCAACAACGGCAGCGGCAGCGGCAATGGCGGCGGCACCGGAACGAAGCCGGAGCGTCCCGAGGATTTCCTGACGGTCCAGCTGGACAAAATGCCTGCCGGAGTTACCCGGGGAACGAGGCTTTCGGTCAGCATCATCGTGAAGAGCAAGCCGAACGCCGTCGTCATTCCGCCTTCCGCGCTCCGCAGCATCGGCTCGCGGACCTATGTGCAGGTTGCCGAGGGCGAGACGAAGCGGGAGGTGGATGTCGAGGTAGGCGAGCGGACCGCAACGGCGATTGAAATCCTCAAGGGCCTCGAGCCCGGGATGAAAGTGGTGGGCAAGTAA
- a CDS encoding ABC transporter permease encodes MLIRFLFRKMWNTRWLTLSSLAGLVLAVAFAVSIPMYADGALKRVVTQSLQEKSEGLPAGSLLMRYSASGGPTDLGSLKNVDAYIRGEVPDMIGFPVETAVKNYAIRSAAITPEDPTKVDASIMRQFSLQSLSGLEAQGDLAQGRWFAGGKGDGRTVEAVVLDDALYRADMHVGDAFDYPVYANGSNQSIRVVVVGTFKPKKSGDPYWYQGLEGLMSTFLISDSAMEDSLLTGNKIPVHSSSWYYSFDLRNIRTSELSPLSQTLERLNIDLYQKLTDTKVEISFAATLQEFRKMSVQLQTLLFTLAAPMIAMVFYFIAMNARQALDKQRSDIAVLRSRGAGTRQIVWLYLLESLLLGGAALVLGPMLGWFMAKSIGSANGFLQFVDRKSIPVGFTTDAIIAGCAAVLLAMMATVIPAVIYARASIVGYKQQLARSDRAPVWQRWFLDILLLGATGYGWYLFNQRQMLTFQTGMTTDQLNVQPFLFFVPALAIFSLGLFFLRLFPWLLRLFNWLGRKLLPVPLYLTLTQLSRSSKGYYPLMILLILTLGLGVYNASAARTIDLNSTERTLYQYGTDVVMQTVWPGSPELPPTQGGGNGSGGNGSGGNGSGGGGSGGGAGGGGGAGGGQGGGGNPVPATIRYSEPPFELFRTLDGVEAAARVLQTKGSIVVSGRSIGQGTLMGIDNVDFAKVGWFRNDLYPVHPFNYLNNLGVYAEGMGAIIPTSMAEKYQLKLGDTVSVGLSDGMIDFSVVGILPYWPSQYPDQSPFIIANLDYIYDQVPIIPYDVWLKMKPGAKVGPLMSKLAEQGVELASVKDVRTELVTQSKLPTRGGVFGILSLGFLVSVIVTLTGYILYWFFNLSGRVVQFGVLRAMGLSRGQLTGMLLLEQLFTAGLSIGLGVLIGKIASILFLPFLETTDGSSGNVPPFRVVFNSQDTAQLYGVVGFMMLTGALLLLLHIRRLRVHQAVKMGEER; translated from the coding sequence ATGCTCATTCGATTCCTGTTCCGCAAAATGTGGAACACGCGCTGGCTGACGCTCAGTTCCCTGGCGGGCCTCGTGCTCGCCGTCGCGTTCGCGGTCAGCATACCCATGTATGCGGACGGCGCGCTGAAGCGCGTCGTCACCCAGTCGCTTCAGGAGAAGAGCGAAGGCCTTCCGGCCGGTTCCCTGCTGATGCGCTATTCCGCCTCGGGCGGTCCTACGGATCTCGGCTCGCTGAAGAACGTGGACGCCTATATCCGCGGGGAAGTGCCGGACATGATCGGCTTCCCGGTCGAGACCGCGGTGAAGAACTACGCGATCCGCAGCGCCGCGATCACGCCCGAGGATCCCACCAAGGTCGACGCCAGCATCATGAGGCAGTTCTCCCTGCAATCGCTGTCCGGACTCGAAGCCCAGGGCGACCTCGCACAGGGCCGCTGGTTCGCGGGAGGCAAAGGAGACGGCAGGACGGTTGAGGCCGTCGTTCTCGACGATGCCTTGTACCGGGCGGATATGCACGTGGGCGATGCCTTCGATTATCCCGTCTACGCGAACGGCTCCAACCAATCGATCCGCGTCGTCGTCGTCGGCACCTTCAAGCCGAAGAAAAGCGGAGATCCGTACTGGTATCAAGGGCTGGAAGGGCTGATGAGCACCTTCCTGATCAGCGATTCCGCCATGGAGGATTCCCTTCTGACGGGGAACAAGATCCCGGTGCACAGCAGCAGCTGGTACTACTCGTTCGATCTACGCAACATCCGCACGAGCGAGCTGTCTCCGCTCAGCCAGACGCTGGAGAGGCTGAACATCGATCTGTACCAGAAGCTCACCGACACGAAGGTCGAGATCAGCTTCGCTGCGACGCTGCAGGAATTCCGCAAGATGAGCGTGCAGCTGCAGACGCTGCTGTTCACGCTGGCGGCGCCGATGATCGCGATGGTGTTCTACTTCATCGCCATGAACGCCCGCCAGGCGCTCGACAAGCAGCGCAGCGACATCGCGGTTCTGCGCAGCCGAGGAGCCGGAACGAGGCAGATCGTCTGGCTGTACCTGCTGGAGAGCCTGCTGCTCGGGGGCGCGGCGCTCGTGCTTGGACCGATGCTCGGCTGGTTCATGGCCAAGAGCATCGGCTCGGCGAACGGGTTCCTGCAGTTCGTCGACCGCAAGTCAATTCCGGTCGGCTTCACTACCGACGCGATCATCGCAGGCTGCGCAGCCGTGCTGCTGGCCATGATGGCGACGGTCATCCCCGCGGTCATCTATGCCCGCGCTTCGATCGTCGGCTACAAGCAGCAGCTGGCCCGCTCGGACCGGGCGCCTGTATGGCAGCGATGGTTTCTCGACATCCTGCTGCTCGGTGCGACCGGCTACGGCTGGTATCTGTTCAACCAGCGGCAGATGCTGACGTTCCAGACCGGCATGACGACGGATCAGCTCAACGTGCAGCCGTTCCTGTTCTTCGTGCCGGCGCTGGCGATCTTTTCGCTCGGACTGTTCTTCCTGCGGCTCTTCCCGTGGCTGCTGCGCCTGTTCAACTGGCTCGGACGCAAGCTGCTGCCGGTTCCCCTGTACTTGACGCTGACGCAGCTGTCGCGCTCGTCCAAAGGTTATTACCCGCTCATGATCCTGCTTATCCTTACCTTGGGGCTAGGCGTGTACAACGCCTCCGCAGCGCGGACGATCGATCTCAATTCCACGGAACGGACGCTGTACCAATACGGCACCGACGTGGTCATGCAGACGGTATGGCCGGGATCGCCCGAGCTTCCTCCGACGCAGGGAGGCGGCAACGGCTCCGGGGGCAATGGTTCCGGGGGCAACGGCTCCGGAGGCGGCGGCTCCGGAGGCGGAGCTGGCGGTGGCGGAGGAGCGGGCGGCGGCCAAGGCGGCGGAGGCAATCCGGTGCCGGCCACGATCCGCTACAGCGAGCCGCCCTTCGAGCTGTTCCGCACTCTGGACGGAGTCGAGGCGGCGGCGCGGGTGCTCCAGACGAAAGGGAGCATCGTTGTATCGGGACGTTCCATCGGCCAAGGAACGCTGATGGGAATCGACAATGTCGACTTTGCCAAAGTAGGCTGGTTCCGCAACGACCTGTATCCGGTCCATCCGTTCAACTACCTCAACAATCTGGGCGTGTACGCGGAAGGCATGGGAGCGATCATTCCGACCTCGATGGCGGAGAAGTACCAGCTGAAGCTGGGAGACACCGTCTCGGTCGGACTGTCGGACGGCATGATCGACTTCTCCGTCGTCGGCATCCTTCCTTACTGGCCGTCCCAATATCCGGACCAGTCGCCGTTCATCATCGCCAACCTGGACTACATCTACGACCAGGTGCCGATCATTCCTTATGATGTCTGGCTCAAGATGAAGCCAGGAGCGAAGGTCGGTCCGCTCATGAGCAAGCTGGCGGAGCAAGGCGTCGAGCTCGCTTCCGTGAAGGACGTGCGCACCGAGCTCGTGACGCAGAGCAAGCTTCCGACGCGCGGCGGGGTGTTCGGCATCCTCAGCCTCGGATTCCTCGTCTCCGTCATCGTGACGCTGACCGGCTATATTCTGTACTGGTTCTTCAACCTGTCGGGACGCGTCGTCCAGTTCGGCGTGCTGAGGGCGATGGGCCTCTCCCGAGGACAGCTGACCGGCATGCTGCTTCTGGAGCAGCTGTTCACGGCCGGCCTCAGCATCGGCCTGGGCGTCCTCATCGGCAAGATCGCGAGCATCCTGTTCCTTCCCTTCCTGGAGACGACGGACGGCTCCAGCGGCAACGTGCCGCCGTTCCGCGTCGTGTTCAACAGCCAGGATACGGCGCAGCTGTACGGAGTCGTCGGCTTCATGATGCTGACGGGAGCTCTGCTGCTGCTGCTTCATATCCGCAGGCTGCGCGTCCATCAGGCGGTCAAGATGGGAGAGGAGCGGTGA
- a CDS encoding MarR family transcriptional regulator gives MNKEEQVIMGFRDLLNKMILINKDKMEESLKGFTSTEVHCIEFIEKNDDSNVTKLAESFYMTRGAISKLTKKLLKRGLIESYRKPDNKKEIYFRLTEQGKVIFNIHEDLHKEFQERDKAVFEQVTEEQLDSMIRFVDKYRKHLDAEIKKQDLDIKLKTMEE, from the coding sequence ATGAACAAAGAAGAACAGGTCATAATGGGGTTCAGGGACTTGCTGAACAAAATGATTCTGATCAATAAGGACAAAATGGAAGAAAGCCTGAAAGGGTTCACGTCGACGGAAGTCCATTGCATCGAATTCATCGAAAAAAATGATGACTCCAATGTGACCAAGCTTGCGGAGTCCTTCTATATGACTCGCGGCGCCATAAGCAAGCTGACGAAAAAGCTTCTGAAAAGAGGCCTTATCGAAAGCTACCGGAAGCCGGACAACAAAAAAGAAATTTATTTCAGGCTTACGGAGCAAGGCAAAGTCATTTTCAACATTCATGAGGACCTGCACAAAGAGTTTCAAGAGCGGGATAAAGCCGTATTTGAGCAGGTGACCGAGGAGCAGCTGGACAGCATGATCCGCTTCGTAGACAAGTACAGGAAGCATTTGGATGCCGAAATAAAGAAACAGGATCTGGATATCAAGCTGAAAACGATGGAAGAATGA
- a CDS encoding Gfo/Idh/MocA family oxidoreductase, with translation MVRIGIIGSNFITETFIDAARRVPEAVVAAHYSRSAERGKEFADKHDIALRFTDLQQMADSDAIDAVYIASPNSLHAPQAIDFMQRGKHVLCEKPIASNARELREMIAAAKENGVLLMEAMKSTFVPNFAAIRDNLPKLGKIRNYFASFCQYSSRYDRYKAGEVLNAFKPELSNGSLMDIGTYCIYPLVALFGKPLSVQASAVMLDSGVDGKGTLTLSYDGMDAVLVHSKISDSSLPAEIQGEEGVMLVTRISQPDSVVIRYRDGRPEEDLTRPQSDNTMQYEIEEFTRLILEGRLESGTNTFDSSLAVLEIMDEARRQIGLEFPADRRN, from the coding sequence ATGGTCAGAATCGGAATCATCGGATCCAATTTCATTACAGAGACATTCATCGATGCGGCAAGGCGGGTGCCGGAGGCGGTCGTAGCGGCCCATTATTCCCGCTCCGCGGAGCGGGGCAAGGAATTCGCCGACAAGCATGATATCGCGCTGCGCTTCACCGATCTTCAGCAAATGGCGGACAGCGACGCCATCGACGCGGTCTACATCGCCAGCCCGAATTCCCTGCATGCGCCGCAGGCGATCGATTTCATGCAGCGGGGCAAGCATGTCCTCTGCGAGAAGCCGATCGCGTCCAACGCGCGGGAGCTGCGGGAGATGATCGCCGCGGCCAAAGAGAACGGCGTGCTCCTGATGGAAGCGATGAAGTCGACCTTCGTGCCGAACTTCGCCGCGATCCGGGACAACCTTCCGAAGCTCGGCAAGATCCGGAATTACTTCGCCTCCTTCTGCCAGTACTCGTCCCGGTACGACCGCTACAAGGCGGGCGAGGTGCTGAACGCCTTCAAGCCGGAGCTGTCGAACGGCTCGCTCATGGATATCGGCACCTATTGCATCTATCCTCTGGTCGCTCTGTTCGGCAAGCCATTGTCGGTGCAGGCCAGCGCCGTCATGCTGGATTCCGGGGTAGACGGCAAAGGCACGCTGACGCTTTCCTATGACGGAATGGATGCCGTGCTCGTCCATTCGAAAATATCGGATTCCTCGCTGCCGGCGGAAATCCAGGGCGAAGAAGGCGTCATGCTCGTCACCCGCATCAGCCAGCCGGACAGCGTCGTCATCCGCTATCGCGACGGCCGTCCCGAAGAGGACTTGACCCGGCCCCAATCCGACAACACGATGCAGTACGAGATCGAGGAATTCACGCGCCTGATCCTCGAAGGCAGGCTGGAATCGGGAACCAACACGTTCGACAGCTCGCTCGCGGTGCTGGAGATCATGGATGAAGCCAGGCGTCAGATCGGCCTGGAGTTTCCTGCCGACAGGCGGAACTGA
- a CDS encoding NUDIX domain-containing protein, which produces MRIVVTGGAIIRDRRGRVLLQRRSDYGNWGLPGGSMDPGETIEEAMIREVKEETGLSVLEAELYAVYSGSRMEYVYPDGNRVSFVMFLFSAKTDHERHLAADGDSIPFRDQAGESLSLRFRELDEELLREINPVQLPVFQDLLAGRSGILRS; this is translated from the coding sequence ATGAGAATCGTCGTTACGGGCGGAGCGATCATTCGGGATCGCAGAGGCCGGGTGCTGCTGCAGCGGAGATCGGATTACGGAAATTGGGGGCTTCCGGGAGGAAGCATGGATCCGGGCGAGACGATCGAAGAAGCCATGATCAGGGAAGTCAAGGAGGAGACGGGCCTGTCCGTCTTGGAAGCGGAGTTGTACGCGGTTTACAGCGGTTCGAGAATGGAGTATGTCTATCCCGACGGCAACAGAGTTTCTTTTGTCATGTTTTTATTTTCGGCAAAGACCGATCATGAACGTCATCTCGCCGCCGATGGTGACTCCATCCCGTTCCGCGACCAAGCCGGCGAATCGCTGAGCCTGCGGTTTCGCGAGCTGGATGAGGAGCTGCTGCGGGAGATCAATCCGGTCCAGCTGCCCGTGTTCCAGGATCTGCTTGCAGGGAGAAGCGGCATCCTGAGAAGCTAG